The Streptomyces europaeiscabiei genome window below encodes:
- a CDS encoding NAD-dependent epimerase/dehydratase family protein, whose protein sequence is MPAPRTVLLTGAAGGLGTLMRDLLPAHGYELRLMDLLPVEGAPDAITADLADKDALREAVRGVDAIIHLAGISLEASFEKILRANIEGTYNLYEAARAEGVPRIVFASSNHAVGFTPRPIGRDPLIPVDTPHRPDTFYGLSKSFGEDLAQLYWDKHGLETVSVRIGSCFPEPTSVRMLSLWMSPADGARLFDAALTAENVGHTVVYGSSANTRLWWDLSTARALGYEPQDDSEPYAEKLIAEQGELDPENVAHANLGGHFVSDPPIWPY, encoded by the coding sequence ATGCCCGCTCCCCGCACCGTTCTGCTCACCGGCGCCGCCGGTGGTCTCGGCACCCTGATGCGGGACCTGCTCCCGGCCCACGGCTACGAGCTGCGCCTGATGGACCTGCTGCCCGTCGAGGGCGCGCCGGACGCGATCACGGCCGACCTCGCCGACAAGGACGCCCTGCGCGAGGCCGTACGGGGCGTCGACGCGATCATCCACCTCGCGGGCATCTCCCTGGAAGCCTCCTTCGAGAAGATCCTCAGGGCGAACATCGAGGGGACGTACAACCTGTACGAGGCCGCCCGCGCGGAGGGCGTCCCCCGTATCGTCTTCGCGTCCTCCAACCACGCGGTGGGCTTCACGCCGCGCCCGATCGGCAGGGATCCGCTGATCCCGGTCGACACCCCGCACCGCCCCGACACCTTCTACGGCCTGTCCAAGTCCTTCGGCGAGGACCTGGCCCAGCTCTACTGGGACAAGCACGGCCTGGAGACGGTCTCCGTGCGCATCGGCTCGTGCTTCCCCGAGCCCACCAGCGTCCGCATGCTCTCCCTGTGGATGAGCCCGGCCGACGGCGCCCGCCTCTTCGACGCGGCCCTGACCGCCGAGAACGTCGGCCACACCGTCGTCTACGGCTCCTCCGCCAACACCCGCCTGTGGTGGGACCTCTCCACCGCCCGCGCCCTCGGCTACGAGCCCCAGGACGACTCCGAGCCGTACGCCGAGAAGCTGATCGCCGAGCAGGGCGAACTGGACCCCGAGAACGTGGCCCACGCCAACCTGGGCGGCCACTTCGTGAGCGACCCGCCGATCTGGCCGTACTGA
- a CDS encoding 5-dehydro-4-deoxyglucarate dehydratase → MTSAPLAARLMVPSGPLFFPVTAYGPDGAVDLDAYRAHVRQGVEAGAAAVFACCGTGEFHALTPEEFQECVRAAVAETAGRVPVVAGAGYGTALAVCYARLAEEAGADGLLAMPPYLVVAAQEGLLRHYRELAAATSLPVVVYQRDNAVFTPETVVELARTEGIVGLKDGVGDLDLMTRIVSAVRGEAPGPDDFLYFNGLPTAELTQPAYRAVGVPLYSSAVFCFAPEIALAFHRALGAGDDAIVERLLDGFYRPFVELRARGRGYAVSLVKAGVRLRGLDVGEVRPPLHEPAEEHVKQLGQLIERGHALLEECQEGK, encoded by the coding sequence GTGACGTCGGCACCTCTCGCCGCCCGGCTCATGGTCCCCAGCGGACCACTGTTCTTCCCCGTCACGGCGTACGGCCCGGACGGCGCGGTCGATCTCGACGCCTACCGCGCGCACGTACGCCAGGGCGTCGAGGCCGGGGCGGCCGCGGTCTTCGCCTGCTGCGGCACCGGCGAGTTCCACGCGCTCACGCCGGAGGAGTTCCAGGAGTGCGTACGGGCCGCCGTCGCGGAGACGGCCGGCCGGGTGCCGGTGGTGGCCGGCGCGGGCTACGGCACCGCCCTCGCCGTGTGCTATGCGCGTCTGGCCGAGGAGGCCGGTGCCGACGGCCTCCTCGCCATGCCGCCGTACCTCGTCGTGGCCGCTCAGGAAGGGCTGCTGCGCCACTACCGGGAACTCGCCGCGGCGACCTCCCTCCCCGTCGTCGTCTATCAGCGCGACAACGCCGTGTTCACGCCGGAGACGGTGGTCGAACTGGCCCGCACGGAAGGGATCGTCGGCCTCAAGGACGGCGTCGGCGACCTGGACCTGATGACGCGGATCGTCAGCGCGGTGCGTGGCGAAGCCCCCGGCCCGGACGACTTCCTCTACTTCAACGGCCTGCCGACCGCCGAGCTGACCCAGCCCGCCTACCGGGCCGTCGGGGTCCCCCTGTACTCGTCGGCCGTCTTCTGCTTCGCACCGGAGATCGCCCTCGCGTTTCACAGGGCGCTCGGCGCGGGAGACGATGCGATCGTGGAACGGCTGCTCGACGGCTTCTACCGCCCCTTCGTCGAACTCCGGGCCCGGGGACGCGGCTACGCCGTGTCGTTGGTCAAGGCCGGGGTACGGCTACGGGGGCTGGACGTGGGAGAGGTACGGCCGCCGCTGCACGAGCCTGCCGAGGAACACGTCAAGCAGCTGGGCCAGTTGATCGAGCGCGGTCACGCGCTGCTGGAAGAGTGCCAGGAGGGCAAGTGA
- a CDS encoding TerD family protein gives MTPGSNIPLPATRVAVDVAAPVRLDVSGLLLTADGKVRSDDDFIFFNQPTGPGVTYRSGGGTTPDSITVDTTAVPPGIEKIVITASPDAAGQTFQGIEPTATIRNAADGSVISTFTPPQLGTETALVIVEIYLRNGAWKARAVGQGYANGLAGIATDFGVTVEEPAPAPARPAPTMQPPAAPPAPSMDPRVTAPPAPPAPPAAPPAPAPGAGKINLDKGRVSLQKNQTVSLVKGGRPLLSQVKMGLGWEPAYRGKDIDLDASVIAYGPQRNHIDSCYFGKLSIVNGAIKHSGDNLTGEGGGDDEVIVVDLGRLPQEVTGLVFTVNSFSGQKFTEVAKAYCRLLDAATGEELVRFDLTNAEAQTGVMMAKLIKQFSGEWDMTAMGDFVKSRTVRGMVKPAAQAL, from the coding sequence ATGACCCCCGGCTCGAACATCCCGCTGCCCGCCACCCGCGTCGCGGTGGACGTCGCCGCGCCCGTGCGGCTCGACGTATCGGGCCTGCTGCTCACCGCCGACGGCAAGGTGCGCTCGGACGACGACTTCATCTTCTTCAACCAGCCGACCGGTCCGGGCGTGACGTACCGCTCCGGCGGCGGTACGACCCCCGACTCGATCACGGTGGACACGACGGCCGTCCCCCCGGGCATCGAGAAGATCGTCATCACGGCCAGCCCGGACGCGGCGGGCCAGACGTTCCAGGGCATCGAACCGACGGCCACGATCCGCAACGCGGCGGACGGCTCCGTGATCTCCACGTTCACCCCGCCGCAACTGGGCACGGAGACGGCCCTGGTGATCGTGGAGATCTATCTGCGCAACGGCGCGTGGAAGGCCCGCGCGGTCGGCCAGGGGTACGCGAACGGGCTCGCGGGCATCGCGACGGATTTCGGCGTCACCGTCGAGGAGCCCGCCCCGGCCCCGGCTCGCCCCGCCCCCACCATGCAGCCCCCGGCGGCACCGCCCGCCCCGTCCATGGACCCGCGTGTCACCGCGCCCCCGGCACCCCCCGCCCCTCCGGCCGCACCCCCGGCCCCGGCCCCCGGCGCGGGCAAGATCAACCTGGACAAGGGCCGCGTCAGCCTCCAGAAGAACCAGACGGTCTCCCTGGTCAAGGGCGGCCGCCCGCTGCTCTCGCAGGTCAAGATGGGCCTCGGCTGGGAGCCTGCGTACCGGGGCAAGGACATCGACCTCGACGCGTCGGTCATCGCGTACGGCCCGCAGCGCAACCACATCGACAGCTGCTACTTCGGCAAGCTCTCGATCGTGAACGGCGCGATCAAGCACTCCGGTGACAACCTCACCGGCGAGGGCGGCGGGGACGACGAGGTGATCGTGGTCGACCTCGGACGGCTGCCCCAGGAGGTCACCGGGCTGGTCTTCACGGTCAACTCCTTCTCCGGCCAGAAGTTCACCGAGGTCGCCAAGGCCTACTGCCGCCTGCTCGACGCCGCGACGGGCGAGGAGCTGGTCCGCTTCGACCTCACCAACGCCGAGGCCCAGACCGGCGTGATGATGGCCAAGCTGATCAAGCAGTTCTCCGGCGAGTGGGACATGACCGCGATGGGCGACTTCGTGAAGTCCCGCACGGTCAGGGGGATGGTGAAGCCGGCCGCACAGGCACTCTGA